The Oncorhynchus mykiss isolate Arlee chromosome 30, USDA_OmykA_1.1, whole genome shotgun sequence genome includes a window with the following:
- the LOC110521307 gene encoding gamma-crystallin M2-like, which yields MGFTGIKRKVLNQQDNSSPARAAAAQRDKMTSTGMNMNSRITFYEDRNFQGRSYECSSDCPDMSSYLSRCQSCRVESGCFMVYDRSNYMGNQWFMKRGEYSDFQRMMGMTDIRSCRMIPMHRGSFRMRIYERENFGGQMHEMMDDCDSIMDRYRMNNCMSCNVMDGHWLMYEQPQYRGRMMYMRPGEYRNFSQMGSMGRLMSMRRINESCY from the exons ATGGGGTTCACAGGTATAAAAAGAAAGGTTTTAAACCAGCAGGATAACAGTTCCCCAGcaagagcagcagcagcacagagagacaAAATGACCTCCACCGGCATGAACATGAACAGCAGA ATCACCTTCTACGAGGACAGGAACTTCCAGGGTCGTTCCTATGAGTGCAGCAGCGACTGCCCTGACATGTCCTCCTACCTGAGCCGCTGCCAGTCCTGCAGGGTTGAGAGTGGCTGCTTCATGGTGTACGACCGCTCCAACTACATGGGAAACCAGTGGTTCATGAAGAGGGGAGAGTATTCTGACTTCCAGCGCATGATGGGAATGACCGACATCAGGTCCTGCCGCATGATCCCCATG CACAGAGGTTCTTTCAGGATGAGGATCTACGAGAGGGAGAACTTTGGAGGTCAGATGCACGAGATGATGGACGACTGTGACAGCATCATGGATCGTTACCGCATGAACAACTGCATGTCCTGCAACGTTATGGACGGCCACTGGCTCATGTATGAGCAGCCCCAGTACAGAGGCAGGATGATGTACATGAGGCCTGGAGAGTACAGAAACTTCAGTCAGATGGGCTCTATGGGTAGGCTCATGAGCATGAGGCGTATCAACGAGTCCTGTTACTAG